The genome window TAATCATCTTCCAGCGTCCATATGTTTTTCATGATTTTCACGTGCCGGTGGTCATCCGGCGAAGGAAACCGGCGGAGACATTCATCAATGATCCGGCTCATTTCTTCCATATTGCCGGATGCTTTGCAAGTTTGATAAGCCAGACAGTTGCGCGAATACCATACCTGCTGTTTATCGCGGAACTCCAGCCAAAGCGGCAAGACAGCCGAAATAAGAACCTGGTCCTGTGTTTCATATGCACGTATCATCAATGTACGGAGCATCAGATCCAGATCCGCCCATACGGCAATCGCAATATTTTTACGCAATTCCAACGAAACCCGCTGCAAAAGATGGGTTGAACTTTCTTTCATTTGAATTTCCGGGATTTCCATATACCGGCTTACCATGACCGGCGCAACAACAAATGCTCCGAACCGTTGCAGAACCCGGTCAGACCGCCAGAAATGATTTGCGGGAACCTCCCGGAGCAGAACCAGTTCCTTATCATAATAGCGCATATAGCTGGCGTATCCCTGCCAGCGAATCTTTTTATCCTGCCGTGTATATTTAATCCGATAATACGGAATTCCATTTTCCAGCGGACGGTAAAAATCCTGTCTCGGTTCATCTAGAAAAGCAAAGCCGTTCTGTTCGGAGACTTTTTTCCGCCACTGCTCGAAACTCTCTTTACGCCGAATGTGGAATCCGTCCGGCAATGTGTTTACAGTGAACACAAGATGAAACGGAACATCCAGATTTTTGCCAAGCGCAGTCAGGATTTCACAGTTGTTCTGATCCGTTTTCACAATCGTTGCCGGACAACGGGGATAATAGACAAGACACTTTCCTCCGGGTTCGATTTCCGTCCGGAATTCACCGTCATTGTATTTCCCCGATACTTCACCGGGCCATGTTATCGGATTTTCCTGTTGCAGTTCCGTATAAAAGAAGGCTCCGGCGATGATGAACAGAAACAGAAAGAAACCTGTAATCAGCACAGTTCTGCGGCGCCGCTTTTCATTGAGACTGTATTTGCGCAGATCCGCCAGTTCCGCCGCCGATGCGTAACGCGTACAGTCTCCATCCTCCGGTTTTTCATGAGTGCCGTCTTCGGTAATCTCCTCTGTGGCGTCTTCCGAAACATCTGGAACAGAGGAAGTATTGAGCCTTACTGCTTTTTCATCGCTTTCCAAAATAAAAGTCAGT of Victivallis lenta contains these proteins:
- a CDS encoding FHA domain-containing protein yields the protein MSNTSSGYRIKFISGELAGRIFSIPDSGILIGRARNADIRPGGSDIAMEHISLLPQKNSVLLHSEGNEGAWVNGKKLSGGKDQLLTPGDDVRIGKELTFILESDEKAVRLNTSSVPDVSEDATEEITEDGTHEKPEDGDCTRYASAAELADLRKYSLNEKRRRRTVLITGFFLFLFIIAGAFFYTELQQENPITWPGEVSGKYNDGEFRTEIEPGGKCLVYYPRCPATIVKTDQNNCEILTALGKNLDVPFHLVFTVNTLPDGFHIRRKESFEQWRKKVSEQNGFAFLDEPRQDFYRPLENGIPYYRIKYTRQDKKIRWQGYASYMRYYDKELVLLREVPANHFWRSDRVLQRFGAFVVAPVMVSRYMEIPEIQMKESSTHLLQRVSLELRKNIAIAVWADLDLMLRTLMIRAYETQDQVLISAVLPLWLEFRDKQQVWYSRNCLAYQTCKASGNMEEMSRIIDECLRRFPSPDDHRHVKIMKNIWTLEDD